In Triticum aestivum cultivar Chinese Spring chromosome 5B, IWGSC CS RefSeq v2.1, whole genome shotgun sequence, the following proteins share a genomic window:
- the LOC123113890 gene encoding non-specific lipid-transfer protein A: MSTALSPAHASFVESVEYSTMAPSTRRANAILVVVMLLAAAMAALAADVLVAEAAAEVSCGDAVSALIPCGSFLVGAVAGAPSESCCRGAQGLRRTAGTPGARRALCRCLEQSGPSFGVLPDRARQLPALCKLGISIPVSPHTDCDKIQ; encoded by the exons ATGTCTACAGCACTCTCTCCAGCCCACGCATCGTTCGTCGAGAGCGTAGAGTACAGCACAATGGCGCCTAGCACTCGTAGGGCCAATGCCATCCTCGTCGTGGTGATGCTCCTCGCGGCTGCCATGGCAGCGCTGGCAGCCGACGTGCTGGTCGCCGAGGCGGCGGCTGAGGTGTCGTGCGGGGACGCGGTGAGCGCGCTGATCCCGTGCGGGTCGTTCCTGGTGGGCGCCGTCGCCGGGGCGCCGAGCGAGAGCTGCTGCCGCGGCGCGCAGGGGCTGCGGAGGACGGCGGGCACGCCAGGCGCGCGGCGCGCGCTCTGCAGGTGCCTGGAGCAGTCCGGCCCGTCCTTCGGCGTGCTCCCGGACCGCGCCCGGCAGCTACCCGCGCTCTGCAAGCTCGGCATCTCCATCCCCGTCAGCCCCCACACCGACTGCGACAA GATACAGTGA